Proteins from a single region of Ananas comosus cultivar F153 linkage group 3, ASM154086v1, whole genome shotgun sequence:
- the LOC109707657 gene encoding LOW QUALITY PROTEIN: WD repeat-containing protein 44-like (The sequence of the model RefSeq protein was modified relative to this genomic sequence to represent the inferred CDS: inserted 2 bases in 1 codon): MSNSEVEEESEEEEEEFYESLDRILSSSCSSTSASDDDADHHHHRGGGRSPVPXRFPAAAASLEVWIAEPAPVEERRRRLLLQMGLAGDPALARRRPAHDAGAAPPEMGRSVSCDGVFPSTSSASSCGGAAAAAADSVIARSRSEGSVDPNPVNRPLLNPQQHRPRHQRSAVHFPISSKPPLVGRSRPLSAGSLEVADGDEGDREGKLGEEDEDEDGDEAEGGRGDPQCLIKNLDNGREFVVKEFREDGMWNKLREVGTGRQLTMEEFEMCVGRSPIVQELMRRQNVEDSRSGGRGGGGGGGGSGSSGTAPRSGGSDVGNGARSKKRGGWLRSIKNVVAAGGHHRDRRSSDEKDTSSEKGGGRRSSSATDDSQDGPHSLSHGPQRTKVRHFGKSQKELTGLYMSQEIQAHSGSIWSIKFSLDGRYLASAGEDCVIHVWEVRKGEFLVEKALEENGNNYYPIAAAVSNGSPEPNLALACVEGNHLEKKGRARVSGRRKSASSDHLMVPDHVFALSEKPICSFRGHLKDVLDLSWSKSQYLLSSSMDKTVRLWDMSSNSCLKMFSHSDYVTCIQFNPIDDRYFISGSLDAKVRIWSIPDRQIVDWNDLHEMVTAACYSPDGQSALVGSHKGSCRLYDTSDNKLLQKSQIDLQNKKKKSNHKKITGFQFAPGSSSKVLITSADSRIRVIDGVDLVHKFKGFRNTNSQISACVTAKGNYVICASEDSHVYVWRDNGDSDSRPSRSKNGVVTVTQSYEYFHCHGVTVAIPWPTTAKGALPETHPSKQNGVDGEPKHAQRSISSDRVCATWPEELVTANKKSHNGNTDLNGGSPVNSRPAWGLVIITAGRGGEIRTFQNFGVPVRA; this comes from the exons ATGAGCAAttcggaggtggaggaggagtccgaggaggaggaggaggagttctATGAGTCCTTGGATCGGATCCTCTCGTCGTCGtgctcctccacctccgcctccgacgacgacgccgaccaccaccaccaccgagGCGGCGGGCGGTCGCCGGTGCC CCGGTTCCCCGCCGCGGCGGCGTCCCTCGAGGTGTGGATCGCCGAGCCCGCGCCCGTCGAGGAGCGGCGGCGCCGGCTCCTCCTGCAGATGGGCCTCGCCGGCGACCCCGCCCTCGCCCGTCGCCGACCGGCTCACGACGCCGGGGCCGCGCCGCCGGAGATGGGGAGATCCGTCTCCTGCGACGGGGTCTTCCCCTCTACGTCGTCGGCCTCCTCCtgtggcggcgccgccgccgccgccgccgactccGTGATCGCCCGATCCAGATCCGAGGGCTCCGTCGACCCCAATCCTGTAAATAGACCTTTACTAAATCCGCAGCAGCATCGGCCCCGCCACCAACGATCGGCGGTCCATTTTCCGATCTCCAGCAAGCCCCCCCTCGTCGGACGATCTCGGCCGTTGTCGGCCGGGAGTCTCGAGGTCGCCGACGGAGACGAAGGGGATCGCGAGGGAAAGCTCggagaggaggacgaggacgaggacggaGACGAAGCGGAGGGCGGCCGCGGCGATCCCCAGTGCCTGATCAAGAATTTAGACAACGGCCGCGAGTTCGTGGTCAAGGAATTCCGGGAGGACGGGATGTGGAACAAGCTCCGCGAGGTCGGGACCGGCCGCCAGCTCACCATGGAGGAGTTCGAGATGTGCGTCGGCCGGTCCCCGATCGTCCAGGAGCTGATGAGGAGGCAGAACGTTGAAGACTCCAGaagcggcggccgcggcggcggcggcggcggcggcgggagcggGAGCTCCGGAACTGCGCCGCGGAGTGGCGGGTCGGACGTGGGCAATGGCGCGAGGTCGAAGAAGAGAGGGGGCTGGCTCCGCAGCATCAAGAACGTCGTGGCGGCCGGTGGCCACCACCGTGACCGCAGGAGCAGCGACGAGAAGGACACGTCGTCGGAGAAGGGAGGAGGGAGGCGGTCGAGCTCGGCCACCGACGACAGCCAGGACGGGCCCCACTCGCTCAGCCATGGACCCCAGCGGACCAAAGTGCGCCATTTCGGGAAGTCCCAAAAGGAGCTAACCGGGCTCTACATGAGCCAGGAGATACAGGCGCATAGCGGATCCATATGGAGCATCAAGTTTAGCCTCGATGGTCGGTATTTGGCGAGCGCCGGCGAGGATTGCGTCATCCATGTGTGGGAGGTCAGGAAGGGAGAGTTCTTGGTTGAGAAGGCATTGGAGGAGAATGGGAACAATTACTATCCTATTGCTGCCGCAGTTAGTAATGGGTCTCCGGAGCCGAATTTGGCGTTAGCTTGCGTAGAGGGGAACCACTTGGAGAAGAAGGGAAGGGCGAGGGTCTCCGGCCGCAGAAAGTCTGCGAGCTCGGACCATTTGATGGTGCCGGATCATGTATTTGCTCTGTCGGAGAAGCCTATCTGCTCTTTCAGAGGGCATCTGAAGGATGTCCTTGATCTCTCttggtccaaatcgcag TACCTTCTTTCCTCTTCAATGGACAAAACTGTTAGATTGTGGGACATGTCCAGCAATTCCTGTTTGAAAATGTTCTCCCACAGTGACTATG TGACTTGTATCCAGTTCAATCCTATTGATGACAGATACTTCATTAGTGGGTCCCTAGATGCAAAAGTGCGTATCTGGAGTATTCCGGATCGTCAAATCGTCGACTGGAATGATCTGCATGAAATGGTCACTGCTGCTTGTTATAGCCCCGACGGACAG AGTGCTCTGGTTGGCTCACACAAGGGGAGTTGCCGCTTGTATGATACATCTG ATAATAAGCTTCTTCAGAAAAGTCAAATTGACTTGcagaacaagaaaaagaagtcCAATCACAAAAAGATTACTGGTTTCCAG TTTGCTCCTGGGAGTTCCTCAAAGGTGCTTATCACATCTGCTGATTCACGAATCCGGGTTATTGACGGTGTTGATTTGGTTCACAAAtttaaag GGTTCCGAAATACCAACAGCCAAATCTCTGCCTGCGTAACGGCAAAAGGTAACTATGTGATCTGCGCCAGCGAGGACTCTCACGTGTATGTGTGGAGAGATAATGGCGACTCCGATTCTCGACCAAGCAGAAGCAAAAACGGTGTTGTCACTGTTACACAGTCCTACGAGTACTTCCACTGCCACGGTGTTACGGTAGCCATCCCTTGGCCCACCACCGCCAAAGGGGCACTACCGGAAACTCATCCGAGTAAGCAAAATGGCGTAGACGGAGAACCAAAGCATGCACAAAGGAGCATATCAAGCGATAGGGTTTGCGCGACTTGGCCTGAAGAGCTCGTGACTGCCAACAAGAAGAGCCATAATGGTAATACCGATCTAAACGGGGGTTCACCGGTTAATAGCCGACCAGCGTGGGGATTGGTGATCATCACTGCAGGCCGCGGGGGCGAGATCAGAACTTTCCAGAATTTTGGGGTCCCCGTCCGAGCATGA